A window of the Cannabis sativa cultivar Pink pepper isolate KNU-18-1 chromosome X, ASM2916894v1, whole genome shotgun sequence genome harbors these coding sequences:
- the LOC133028966 gene encoding ankyrin repeat-containing protein NPR4-like has translation MEKVFSMLYEAAQEGNVTTLRQLLKQDKLILDRRIVINNNGFSETPLHVAAMLGHADFVREIITCKPELAKEVDAWHSTPLHLAVAKGHLETVKVLLMLVDDRKNLCSAWDGEGRNSMHLAVMRGRLDVLRELLKVAPEAARINLKDRNENILHVCVRHNQLEALKLLVNVMDGDYQFVNAKNDYGMTILHLAVTYKQIETVKFLVTNTRVEVNATNTNKFTAFDILAESQRSEKDFDISESLRSVGASQTINQSLLTKKHIHDHGTKNDESNSNNQKENQEDETTKMTESWLSRKRESLMIVASLIATMAFQAGTNPPGGLWQDNSPSKSISQVTQHDTIIADSPSVFDHLAGESIIACYNDKKFMYHIYLFCNTVGFVGSLSIILLLVTGLPFCRRFWMWILTVILWLTITAVTLTYVVAIWVAAPSKETRIVEDLLYFFISIWGGVMLVIAVLHTIRLVIKLFKWLGNFILGRIKRSCV, from the exons ATGGAGAAAGTGTTTAGTATGCTTTATGAAGCTGCCCAAGAAGGGAATGTGACCACTTTAAGGCAACTTCTTAAACAAGATAAATTGATTCTCGATCGACGCATTGTTATCAACAATAATGGTTTTTCGGAGACTCCTCTTCATGTGGCAGCTATGCTCGGCCATGCAGATTTCGTCAGAGAAATCATCACTTGCAAGCCTGAGCTTGCGAAGGAGGTTGACGCATGGCACTCCACGCCATTGCACTTAGCAGTGGCAAAAGGTCACCTTGAGACCGTCAAAGTACTACTTATGTTGGTTGACGATCGCAAAAATTTGTGCTCTGCTTGGGATGGAGAGGGAAGAAACTCTATGCACCTTGCAGTTATGAGAGGGCGACTTGATGTGTTGAGAGAGCTACTCAAAGTGGCTCCCGAGGCAGCTCGAATCAATTTGAAGGATCGAAATGAGAACATTTTGCATGTTTGTGTGAGGCATAATCAGTTGGAAGCTCTAAAGCTTTTGGTGAATGTTATGGATGGTGATTACCAATTTGTAAATGCCAAAAATGATTATGGTATGACAATTTTGCATTTAGCAGTGACTTATAAACAAATTGAG ACAGTAAAATTTTTGGTAACAAATACTAGAGTTGAAGTGAATGCCACCAACACAAACAAATTCACAGCATTTGACATCTTAGCAGAGAGTCAACGAAGTGAAAAGGACTTTGATATTTCAGAGTCTCTTCGATCAGTAGGAGCTTCACAAACCATAAATCAATCTTTACTTACAAAGAAACATATTCATGATCATGGTACTAAAAATGACGAAAGTAATAGTAACAACCAAAAAGAAAATCAAGAAGATGAAACAACAAAAATGACTGAAAGCTGGCTAAGTAGAAAGCGAGAGTCGCTAATGATTGTTGCATCCCTTATTGCCACAATGGCTTTCCAAGCTGGAACAAATCCTCCAGGAGGTCTCTGGCAAGACAATAGTCCCTCAAAATCAATATCTCAGGTCACACAACACGACACGATAATAGCTGACTCTCCTTCTGTATTCGATCATCTAGCAGGAGAGTCAATAATAGCTTGTTATAATGATAAAAAATTTATGtaccatatttacttattttgtaACACGGTGGGATTTGTTGGATCATTGAGTATAATCTTGCTACTCGTCACAGGCTTGCCTTTTTGTCGAAGATTTTGGATGTGGATTCTTACAGTGATTTTGTGGTTGACTATAACGGCTGTGACACTTACATATGTAGTCGCCATATGGGTTGCTGCTCCAAGCAAAGAAACGCGCATTGTTGAGGATTTGCTTTACTTCTTCATATCAATTTGGGGTGGAGTTATGCTTGTTATTGCAGTGCTTCATACGATTCGTCTTGTTATAAAATTGTTTAAATGGTTGGGAAATTTTATCCTAGGAAGAATAAAGAGATCATGTGTATAG